From the genome of Solidesulfovibrio carbinolicus, one region includes:
- a CDS encoding LysM peptidoglycan-binding domain-containing protein, whose protein sequence is MLRGTSTVFLLLVVMGAALGLTAGCGKYDGLERNMQYVSDDLVRKDAALAWQQVTAAHAAWQKAGQSHEPADAAFVAYQDAYGRYAVVYNELLDRTNAPGGFSSRLRTPTDTLPPPPPGVSVPPAQASPAPTPEMEPAGRELTDTTPARPLAGGAAKPAPTPASAAVVPAAPAPAATPTAAPASGKAKVVPAGPGSYIIQPGDTLYSIAKRHGLSEKRLAEANGIADPTKIAVGKALTIPAP, encoded by the coding sequence ATGCTTCGAGGAACATCCACTGTTTTCCTGCTGCTCGTCGTTATGGGCGCGGCCCTTGGCCTGACGGCCGGGTGCGGCAAATACGACGGGCTTGAACGCAATATGCAGTACGTGTCCGACGACCTGGTGCGCAAGGACGCGGCGCTTGCCTGGCAGCAGGTCACGGCCGCCCACGCCGCCTGGCAAAAGGCCGGCCAGAGCCACGAGCCGGCCGACGCCGCCTTTGTCGCCTACCAGGACGCCTACGGCCGCTATGCGGTGGTCTACAACGAACTGCTGGACCGCACCAACGCGCCCGGCGGGTTTTCCAGCCGGTTGCGCACCCCGACCGACACCCTGCCGCCGCCGCCGCCGGGCGTGTCCGTGCCGCCGGCCCAGGCTTCGCCGGCCCCGACCCCGGAGATGGAGCCGGCCGGCCGCGAACTGACCGACACGACGCCTGCCCGTCCCCTGGCCGGTGGCGCGGCCAAACCCGCCCCGACGCCGGCTTCGGCCGCCGTGGTCCCTGCGGCTCCGGCTCCGGCCGCGACGCCGACCGCCGCGCCGGCCTCGGGCAAGGCCAAGGTCGTGCCGGCCGGACCGGGTTCCTACATTATCCAGCCCGGGGACACCTTGTATTCCATCGCCAAGCGCCATGGCCTGAGCGAAAAGCGGCTGGCCGAGGCCAACGGCATCGCCGATCCGACCAAGATCGCCGTGGGCAAGGCCCTGACCATCCCGGCGCCCTGA
- the cobA gene encoding uroporphyrinogen-III C-methyltransferase translates to MSKVYLIGAGPGDPGLLTLRAKELLETADVVVYDYLANKAFLDFCRKDAEIYYVGKKGGDHTLPQDKINDLLVDMAKSGKVVARLKGGDPFVFGRGGEEAEELIAAGCDFEVVPGVTSAVAAPAYAGIPITHRSFTSSVSFITGHEDPTKTESSLNWEAFAKSGSTLVFFMGVKNLPHITENLMKAGMPGDTPAALVRWGTTCRHRSLVATVATMPEEAQKHGFAPPSLFVVGGVATLHDKLAWYEKRALLGKGVVVTRSREQASDLTRLLGAEGACCYEFPAIEIAPLTDVAPVDAAIDSLYDNDWVVFTSANGVDCFFERIDAKGLDARAFAGIRIAAIGPATAKKLAERGLRADFIPERFVAESVVEGLLAQDVAGKKVLIPRAREARDVLPEKLAEAGCTVTVLPVYDTRPVDQDPAEIIQAVKNGEIHYVTFTSSSTVKNFFAQIPPEVLKASAVKTACIGPITAATLAEYGFTPDVNAAAYTVPALAQAVIDDARRGA, encoded by the coding sequence ATGTCCAAAGTCTATCTCATCGGAGCCGGTCCGGGCGATCCGGGCCTTTTGACCCTTCGCGCCAAGGAACTCCTCGAAACGGCCGATGTCGTGGTCTACGACTATCTGGCCAACAAGGCCTTCCTGGATTTCTGCCGCAAGGACGCGGAAATCTATTACGTCGGCAAGAAGGGCGGCGACCACACCCTGCCCCAGGACAAGATCAACGACCTGCTGGTGGACATGGCCAAGTCCGGCAAGGTGGTGGCCCGCCTCAAAGGCGGCGATCCCTTTGTCTTTGGCCGGGGCGGCGAGGAAGCCGAGGAGCTCATCGCCGCCGGTTGCGACTTCGAGGTCGTGCCCGGCGTCACCTCGGCCGTGGCCGCGCCGGCTTATGCCGGCATCCCCATCACCCACCGCTCGTTTACCTCGTCGGTGTCGTTTATTACCGGCCACGAGGACCCGACCAAGACCGAAAGCTCGCTCAATTGGGAAGCTTTCGCCAAGTCCGGCTCCACCCTGGTCTTTTTCATGGGCGTGAAAAACCTGCCCCATATCACCGAAAATCTCATGAAGGCCGGGATGCCCGGCGACACCCCGGCCGCCCTGGTGCGCTGGGGCACCACCTGCCGTCATCGCAGCCTGGTGGCCACCGTGGCCACCATGCCCGAGGAAGCCCAGAAACACGGCTTCGCCCCGCCGTCGCTGTTTGTCGTCGGCGGCGTGGCCACGCTCCACGACAAGCTGGCCTGGTACGAAAAGCGCGCCCTTCTCGGCAAGGGCGTGGTCGTCACCCGCAGCCGCGAGCAGGCCAGTGATTTGACCCGCCTGCTGGGGGCCGAAGGGGCTTGCTGCTACGAGTTCCCGGCCATCGAGATCGCGCCGCTGACCGACGTCGCTCCGGTCGACGCGGCCATCGACAGCCTCTACGACAACGACTGGGTCGTCTTCACCTCGGCCAACGGCGTGGACTGCTTTTTCGAGCGCATTGACGCCAAGGGCCTGGACGCCCGGGCCTTCGCCGGCATCCGCATCGCCGCCATCGGGCCGGCCACGGCCAAAAAGCTCGCCGAACGGGGGCTTCGGGCCGATTTCATCCCCGAGCGCTTCGTGGCCGAATCCGTGGTCGAGGGACTGCTCGCCCAGGACGTGGCCGGCAAGAAGGTGCTCATCCCCCGCGCCCGCGAAGCCCGGGACGTGCTGCCCGAAAAGCTGGCCGAAGCCGGCTGCACGGTCACCGTGCTGCCGGTCTACGACACCCGGCCCGTGGACCAGGACCCGGCCGAGATCATCCAGGCCGTGAAAAACGGCGAGATCCACTACGTCACCTTCACCTCGTCCTCGACGGTGAAGAACTTCTTCGCCCAGATTCCGCCCGAGGTGCTCAAGGCCTCGGCCGTCAAGACCGCCTGCATCGGCCCCATCACGGCCGCCACCTTGGCCGAATACGGGTTCACGCCGGACGTCAACGCCGCCGCCTACACCGTGCCGGCCCTGGCCCAGGCTGTCATCGACGACGCGAGGCGCGGCGCGTGA
- a CDS encoding CgeB family protein, protein MPPAPPKSPAYVATALSAPDGTVVDVRLEADGKVRHLAGRGGGAAEAARARAALTAPDDRPPVAVLLGAGLGHGIAAALEAGCPAVFVLDRQAAIQEAAGVRERFAAETKVVFRDDADPLAAAGAAADAARAAGFARLCLVVHPAYPRLDPDWQAGVAAGCARYEALRREIGYQKLASPKPRVLLLWRPYFLYREIETAFDRLDMPHERLDMGRGERGETAVVEGLLAAVARFRPDFALTVNHLGLDREGRLTALLAEIGLPLASWFVDSPRLVLHDFAGLAGPGVMLFSYDADMAQAMAGQGFAHTAWLPLATDPARFAPRAPVAGHPWRAAASFVGASMNGQAAETLARLSPALARGVRAAADAFAASPERDAGRFLAGHPATADLYAALDGSEKRLEAELALTWEATRRYRQDCVSRLLPLRPLIAGDHGWETVYPGCGTAWKRLAPLDYYDDLPLFYSQSDVSLNATSLQMKGAVNQRVFDVPAAGGFVLTDAREQLAALFTPGQEAAVYAEPGEIEALARHYLVHPAERERLSRAARERIAAEHTYEHRLKALALAMKKAFGG, encoded by the coding sequence ATGCCGCCCGCGCCGCCAAAGTCCCCGGCCTACGTGGCCACCGCCCTTTCCGCCCCGGACGGCACGGTGGTCGACGTGCGCCTGGAGGCCGACGGCAAGGTCCGCCATCTGGCCGGCCGGGGCGGCGGCGCGGCCGAGGCCGCCCGGGCGCGGGCCGCCCTGACCGCGCCCGACGACCGGCCGCCGGTGGCCGTCCTTTTGGGCGCGGGCCTGGGACACGGCATCGCGGCCGCCCTGGAGGCCGGTTGCCCGGCCGTCTTTGTCCTCGACCGGCAGGCCGCCATCCAGGAAGCCGCCGGCGTGAGGGAGCGGTTCGCCGCCGAGACGAAGGTCGTTTTCCGGGACGACGCCGATCCCCTGGCCGCCGCCGGGGCGGCCGCCGACGCCGCCCGAGCGGCCGGGTTCGCCCGGCTGTGCCTCGTCGTCCACCCGGCCTATCCCCGCCTGGACCCGGACTGGCAGGCCGGCGTGGCGGCCGGCTGCGCCCGCTACGAAGCCCTGCGCCGGGAGATCGGCTACCAAAAGCTTGCCTCGCCCAAGCCGCGCGTGCTGCTCTTGTGGCGGCCCTATTTCCTCTACCGCGAGATCGAAACGGCGTTCGACCGCCTGGACATGCCCCACGAGCGCCTGGACATGGGCCGGGGCGAGCGCGGCGAGACCGCCGTGGTCGAGGGGCTGCTCGCCGCCGTGGCCCGGTTTCGGCCGGACTTCGCGCTCACCGTCAACCATCTGGGCCTGGACCGGGAAGGCCGGCTCACCGCCCTGCTGGCCGAGATCGGGCTGCCCCTGGCCTCCTGGTTCGTGGACAGCCCGCGCCTGGTGCTCCACGATTTCGCCGGGCTGGCCGGCCCCGGAGTCATGCTCTTTTCCTACGACGCCGACATGGCCCAGGCCATGGCCGGCCAGGGATTTGCCCACACCGCCTGGCTGCCCCTGGCCACGGACCCGGCCCGGTTTGCCCCGCGCGCCCCGGTGGCCGGCCATCCCTGGCGGGCGGCGGCGTCTTTTGTCGGGGCGTCCATGAACGGTCAAGCAGCCGAAACCCTGGCCCGGCTGTCCCCGGCCCTGGCCCGAGGCGTTAGGGCGGCGGCCGACGCCTTCGCCGCCTCGCCCGAGCGCGACGCCGGCCGTTTCCTGGCCGGGCATCCGGCCACGGCCGACCTTTATGCCGCCCTGGACGGCAGCGAGAAACGCCTGGAGGCCGAACTGGCCCTGACCTGGGAGGCCACCCGGCGCTACCGTCAGGACTGCGTGTCGCGCCTGCTGCCGCTTAGGCCGCTCATTGCCGGGGACCACGGCTGGGAAACGGTCTATCCGGGCTGCGGCACGGCCTGGAAGCGCTTGGCCCCCCTGGATTATTACGACGACCTGCCGCTTTTTTACTCCCAAAGCGACGTCAGCCTCAACGCCACCAGCCTGCAGATGAAGGGCGCGGTCAACCAGCGGGTGTTCGACGTGCCGGCGGCCGGCGGCTTTGTCCTCACCGACGCCCGTGAGCAGCTGGCGGCGCTGTTCACGCCCGGCCAGGAGGCGGCCGTCTACGCCGAACCCGGCGAGATCGAAGCCCTGGCCCGGCATTACTTGGTCCATCCGGCCGAGCGTGAGCGCCTAAGCCGGGCGGCCCGGGAACGCATCGCGGCCGAGCACACCTACGAGCACCGTCTGAAGGCGCTGGCCTTGGCCATGAAAAAGGCCTTCGGCGGCTAG
- a CDS encoding AsmA family protein, with protein sequence MDNPVAPPAKRRLLKLAAALAGALLILALALPPLAKHIIGPERLREMAQKALTDALGRDTVLSGDVSITMTPWLGLSMGPVAVAQAPGFGDGPMFAARQVEMTIRMAPLLAKVISPGSVRARDVTVHLARAADGRTNWDDLAAPQDAQAGSGWTVVPQPRAVHLNNVAVRYDDAATGKVLSVTGARLRTGLGQPFDFAASFEAMGLVPGGELQCHLQGRASFDPGSGRLGLHGVRVETGLVIDAPLVPGGAVPTRVVSRLTLDYDAAAAALTLSDIDARADGARLTGMAGVSDLPGAPRLAGKLKLDADLLGGWRAILGLAKPGSPESLVAAPQEPQAPATSPAAPSAPADAALTAPLPNRLTADLALAGDKDGLHLTDLTARLPRGTAHGSARLIPGDRPALSGQIKAEDVDFDALGLGGGGGWPVPGPWIFGLDLDAQVACSRCVVGGLSLAEAAATLRGAPGLVRLGPATAVLPGGQVASLDARLSPTGGPDGGPGYDIQAALEPLGLVSRFSGRLDATGAAGSWTLSSPDAAAAAKALGLGSLPAGPVAARGQLTLLAEPSGKWQLSGLEAKAGGLVLRGQIGPAPGGGPGLGFDLAVDHLDLDRLAGLVGPAGQPNQSGQSGPAATLPRAKGKLRLEQVSGRGLDLKNAVLDLSLGEKGITAAVETAEAWGGRLSGSLERQTTGRLTGALQLAGAEAGKLFPKSGLTGPIAAKLGLEAAGGPKGRLGAVSAAVEAEAPRLALGRAGSRQTLAAPKISLTFKGVDGAEGIEGEANATLAAASFDGGPDGPNLRDPRAALAGPLALDREGRLREVFQGKFEASALARLSGGGELRLTLSGPVAAESGGGFSLGELSLGFAGASATARVWRKGGEAAPVQCSLETGTFSPRQVLPALGFSLPAEAPATLLTKASLAVAAAVDDKGVVVSKLAASLDETHLTGHGNFERFDPARGKWELTVDRLDLDAYSPHKPAAGPPPLAERRQKIDFKGLREAALDLKLHFGWLKKGNVTFDAGTASFNAKNGLFTFRQESPRFYAGRLFVEVRGDARDTALKTAIELKLEGIEIARFLRDWAEGDTLASGACTFVVAARTSGATEEELRGNLTGTGHLQITRGEIKVRDPDKLVDGKPQEERLPFEMFSSSWNAKGGVAHSDDFRIESPRMVVAGRGECDLRHETIDLNLIATLPSGSHVPATIIGPLDGPKVTIDRSRIIGDVVYRVLQGFFSIPGRAVTRILNLPGR encoded by the coding sequence ATGGACAACCCCGTCGCCCCGCCGGCCAAGCGCCGCCTGCTCAAACTGGCCGCCGCCCTGGCCGGAGCCTTGCTCATCCTGGCCCTGGCCCTGCCGCCCCTGGCCAAGCACATCATCGGCCCCGAGCGGCTACGGGAAATGGCCCAAAAGGCCCTCACCGACGCCCTGGGCCGGGACACCGTGCTGTCCGGCGACGTCTCCATCACCATGACTCCCTGGCTCGGCCTGTCCATGGGGCCGGTGGCCGTGGCCCAGGCCCCAGGCTTTGGCGACGGCCCCATGTTCGCCGCCCGCCAGGTGGAGATGACCATCCGCATGGCCCCGCTGTTGGCCAAGGTCATCTCGCCGGGCTCGGTGCGGGCCAGGGACGTGACCGTGCATCTGGCCCGGGCCGCCGACGGCCGGACCAACTGGGACGACCTGGCCGCGCCCCAGGACGCCCAGGCCGGCTCGGGCTGGACCGTCGTGCCCCAGCCCCGGGCCGTGCACCTGAACAACGTCGCCGTGCGCTACGACGACGCGGCCACGGGCAAGGTCCTGTCCGTCACCGGCGCGCGGCTGCGCACGGGCCTGGGCCAACCCTTCGATTTCGCGGCCAGCTTCGAGGCCATGGGCCTTGTGCCGGGCGGCGAGCTCCAGTGCCACCTCCAGGGCCGGGCTTCCTTCGATCCCGGCTCCGGCCGGCTGGGGCTGCACGGCGTGCGGGTGGAGACCGGGCTTGTCATCGACGCCCCCCTGGTCCCGGGGGGGGCCGTGCCGACCCGGGTGGTCTCGCGACTGACGCTCGACTACGACGCGGCCGCCGCCGCGCTCACCCTGTCCGACATCGACGCCCGGGCCGACGGGGCACGGCTCACCGGCATGGCCGGGGTCTCCGACCTGCCCGGTGCGCCGCGTCTGGCCGGCAAGCTGAAGCTGGACGCCGACCTGCTCGGCGGCTGGCGGGCCATTTTAGGGTTGGCCAAGCCCGGAAGCCCGGAAAGCCTGGTGGCCGCTCCGCAAGAGCCCCAAGCCCCGGCCACGTCTCCGGCCGCCCCATCCGCTCCGGCCGATGCCGCGCTGACCGCCCCCCTGCCCAATCGCCTCACGGCCGACCTGGCCCTGGCCGGGGACAAGGACGGCCTGCACCTGACCGATCTCACGGCCCGCCTGCCCCGGGGCACGGCGCACGGCTCGGCCCGGCTCATTCCCGGCGACCGGCCGGCCCTGTCCGGGCAGATCAAAGCCGAGGACGTCGATTTCGACGCCCTGGGCCTTGGCGGCGGGGGCGGCTGGCCCGTGCCCGGGCCGTGGATCTTCGGCCTTGATCTCGACGCGCAAGTCGCCTGCTCCCGCTGCGTCGTCGGCGGTCTGTCCTTGGCCGAAGCCGCAGCCACCCTGCGCGGCGCGCCCGGGCTCGTGCGCCTGGGGCCGGCCACGGCCGTGCTGCCCGGGGGGCAGGTGGCCAGCCTCGACGCCCGGCTTTCGCCCACCGGCGGCCCGGACGGCGGCCCGGGTTACGACATCCAGGCCGCCCTGGAACCCCTGGGCCTTGTCAGTCGCTTTTCCGGCCGCCTGGACGCCACGGGCGCGGCCGGTTCCTGGACCCTTTCCAGCCCCGACGCGGCCGCAGCAGCCAAGGCCCTGGGCCTGGGCAGCCTGCCGGCCGGGCCGGTTGCGGCCCGGGGCCAGCTCACGCTTTTGGCCGAGCCTTCGGGCAAATGGCAGCTTTCGGGCCTGGAGGCCAAGGCCGGGGGACTGGTTCTTCGCGGCCAGATCGGCCCGGCTCCGGGCGGCGGACCGGGCCTGGGCTTTGATCTCGCCGTGGACCACCTGGACCTCGACCGTCTGGCCGGCCTGGTCGGCCCAGCCGGGCAGCCGAACCAGTCGGGCCAGTCGGGACCAGCCGCCACCCTGCCCCGGGCCAAGGGCAAACTGCGCCTGGAGCAGGTTAGCGGGCGGGGCCTGGACCTCAAAAACGCCGTCCTCGACCTTTCCCTGGGCGAAAAAGGGATCACCGCCGCCGTGGAAACCGCCGAGGCCTGGGGCGGGCGGCTCTCCGGCTCCCTTGAGCGCCAGACCACCGGCCGCCTGACCGGGGCCTTGCAGCTGGCCGGAGCAGAAGCCGGCAAGCTGTTCCCCAAATCGGGCCTGACCGGACCCATCGCCGCCAAGCTCGGCCTGGAGGCAGCCGGCGGCCCCAAGGGCCGGCTTGGCGCGGTCAGCGCCGCTGTCGAGGCCGAAGCGCCCCGGCTGGCCCTGGGCCGGGCCGGCTCCCGCCAGACCCTGGCCGCGCCCAAAATCAGCCTGACCTTCAAAGGCGTGGATGGGGCCGAGGGCATCGAAGGCGAGGCCAACGCCACCCTGGCCGCCGCGTCCTTTGACGGTGGACCGGACGGCCCGAATCTGCGCGACCCGCGGGCGGCCCTGGCCGGCCCCCTGGCCCTGGACCGCGAGGGCCGGCTGCGCGAGGTGTTCCAGGGCAAGTTCGAGGCCTCGGCCCTGGCCCGGCTGTCCGGCGGCGGCGAGTTGCGGCTCACCCTTTCCGGACCGGTGGCGGCCGAGTCCGGCGGCGGCTTTTCCCTGGGCGAACTGTCCCTGGGCTTTGCCGGGGCCTCGGCCACGGCCAGGGTCTGGCGCAAGGGCGGCGAGGCCGCGCCGGTGCAGTGCAGCCTGGAGACGGGCACGTTTTCACCGCGCCAGGTGCTGCCGGCCCTGGGCTTTTCCCTGCCGGCCGAAGCGCCGGCCACGCTTTTGACCAAGGCTTCCTTGGCCGTGGCCGCAGCCGTGGACGACAAGGGCGTGGTCGTCTCGAAACTGGCCGCCAGCCTCGACGAAACCCATCTGACCGGCCACGGCAACTTCGAGCGGTTCGATCCGGCCCGGGGCAAGTGGGAGCTCACGGTGGACCGCCTCGATCTTGACGCCTACTCCCCGCACAAGCCGGCCGCCGGGCCGCCGCCCCTGGCCGAACGACGCCAGAAGATCGACTTCAAGGGCCTGCGCGAAGCCGCCTTGGACCTCAAGCTGCATTTCGGCTGGCTCAAAAAGGGCAACGTGACCTTCGACGCCGGCACGGCCTCGTTTAACGCCAAAAACGGACTTTTCACCTTTCGCCAGGAATCGCCGCGCTTCTATGCCGGCCGGCTGTTCGTGGAGGTGCGCGGCGACGCCCGGGACACGGCCCTTAAGACCGCCATCGAACTCAAACTCGAAGGCATCGAGATCGCCCGGTTCCTGCGCGACTGGGCCGAGGGCGACACCCTGGCCTCCGGGGCCTGCACCTTTGTGGTGGCCGCCCGCACCAGCGGGGCCACCGAAGAAGAGCTGCGCGGCAATCTGACCGGCACCGGCCATTTGCAGATCACGCGCGGCGAGATCAAGGTCCGCGACCCGGACAAGCTCGTGGACGGCAAGCCCCAGGAAGAACGCCTGCCCTTCGAGATGTTCTCCTCCAGCTGGAACGCCAAGGGCGGCGTGGCCCACAGCGACGATTTCCGCATCGAAAGCCCGCGCATGGTGGTGGCCGGCCGGGGCGAGTGCGATCTGCGCCACGAGACCATCGACCTCAACCTGATCGCCACCCTGCCCAGCGGCAGCCATGTGCCGGCCACCATCATCGGCCCCCTGGACGGTCCCAAAGTCACCATCGACCGCAGCCGCATCATCGGCGACGTGGTCTACCGGGTGCTCCAGGGCTTTTTCAGCATCCCCGGCCGAGCCGTCACCCGCATCCTCAACCTGCCCGGACGCTGA